TGGAAGGAAGTTGAACAACTCTCTTCTGCAATTGCTTGCCGTCTTCTGTCGCTTAATGTTGCCATACAGGAAAACATTGGGTTATTTGCCCATAACAGTATGAATTGGTCTTTAGTTGACCTCGCTGTTTTACAACTAAAAGCCGTGACGGTACCTTTATATGCAACAAGTAGCTTAGAACAAGCCGCCTATATCATTAATGATGCAAACATCCGTATTCTATTTGTCGGCGAGCAAGAGCAGTATCACATTGCGTGTCAATTAAAATCGCATTGCCCACAGCTTATTGCTATTGTGGTGCTTAACAGTGATGTTGAGTTACTAGAAAGTGACATTCCTTCATACCACTTATCGCACTTTATTGAGCAAAATACCGTAGAATATCAAGATGAATTAAATCGTCGAATTGCTGCTCATAACCTTAGTGATCTTTTCACTATCATTTATACATCAGGAACAACCGGTGAACCTAAAGGTGTTATGTTGGATTATTACAACATGGCAGCACAACTCTATTTGCACGATCAACGTTTGAAACTCACTTCTGAAGATGTATCATTAAGTTTTCTACCACTATCTCATGTTTTTGAACGCGCTTGGAGTTTCTATGTTATGCATACTGGCGCTCGCAATGTGTATTTAACAGACACCAATGCGGTTAGAGAGGCATTAGCAGATGTAAAACCAACGGTGATGTGTGCCGTGCCTCGTTTTTATGAAAAAGTATATAGTGCGGTATTAGGTAAAGTTGCTAAAGCGCCTCTACCGCGTCGTTTATTGTTTAAATGGGCACTAGCCCAAGGTAAGAAAAAAACGAAAGCTCTTACCAAAGGCTCATCACTCTCAATTATTAATAACGCATTTTATAATTTGGCGGATAAATTGGTTCTCACCAAGTTGCGTCAGTTGCTTGGTGGACGCATTCGTTTTATGCCTGCTGCTGGTGCGCGCTTAGATGATGATGTGATTGCTTTCTTTTTAGCCGCTGGCATTAATATTAAGTATGGTTATGGTATGACAGAAACCTGCGCGACGGTTTCATGCTGGGAAGAAGGGCGTTATCCGCTCGGATCTATTGGTACACCTTTATCATCAGTTGAAGTACGTATTGGCAATAATAATGAAATTCAGGTCAAAGGACCTGTGGTGATGAAAGGTTATTATAATCGTCCACAAGAAACTGATGATACTTTCACAGCGGATGGCTGGTTAAAAACAGGTGATGCGGGTGAGATAGATGCACAAGGCAATCTGTATATTACTGATCGTTTGAAAGATTTGATGAAAACATCGAATGGTAAATATATTGCACCACAAATGATTGAAGGGGTGTTAGGGCAGGATCAATTTATTGAACATATTGCGGTAATTGCAGATGCGCGCAAATTTGTATCGGCTTTAATTGTGCCTTGTTATGATTCACTTGAGGAATATGCAAGGTCGATTAACTTAAAATACCGTGACCGACTTGAATTGCTCAAAGACTCAAATATCGTGGCCTTATTTGAAACTCGCTTAAAAGATTTGCAAAAAAATATTGAAGCATTCCATCAAGTTAAACGTTTTACACTACTTCCTGTCAATTTCTCAATGGAAAAAGGAGAGCTGACACCAACACTCAAATTACGTAGAAAGATCATATCAGAACGTTACCAGTCTGAAATAGAATCAATGTATCGTGAATAATTAAGCTATCACATTTCTCTCTTAGCCGGATATTTAACATCATATCCGGCTGCACTTTGCACTCTTTTTCACTACATTGCAGCGATATTTGCTGCTCTTCGTTATTATCTTAGTTAGTTCGACTAATAATTAATAAAGATGGAGTGAATGCTCTAAGTTGACATTTTTGCTTAACAAATGATGTTTGCGTCGTATTAATCTCAACGATATGTTAATAGCAGTCATAATTACGACAGAAGAAATGACAATAATTACGAGGACAGTCATACCTCTGTTAACTTGCAAAAATAGTCTGGGGGCAAACTCATGGAGATGTTGTCGGGAGCAGAAATGGTCGTCAAGTCATTGATAGACCAAGGTGTAAAGCACGTATTTGGTTATCCAGGTGGTGCTGTTTTAGATATCTATGATGCACTTCATACCGTTGGTGGTGTGGATCATATACTCGTTCGTCATGAACAAGCCGCTGTACATATGGCGGATGGATACGCACGATCGACAGGGGATGTAGGAGTCGTCTTAGTGACTTCAGGGCCCGGTGCGACAAATGCGATCACCGGTATTGCAACAGCATACATGGATTCTATTCCCTTGGTCGTACTATCAGGGCAAGTCGCAAGCTCCCTTATCGGTAATGATGCATTCCAAGAATGTGATATGGTGGGAATATCTCGCCCAATTGTAAAACATAGTTTTTTAGTTAAAAAAGCGGAAGACATACCTGCAATCATCAAAAAAGCATTTTATATTGCAGCAAGTGGGCGTCCTGGTCCTGTGGTCATTGATTTACCTAAAGATACAGTCAGCCCGGCGCACAAATACCCTTATCGCTATCCTGAAACAGTTTCTTTGCGCTCATACAACCCGACGTTGCAAGGCCATAAAGGACAAATCAAAAAAGCACTTTCTAAGCTGATAGCAGCACAAAAGCCAGTATTTTATATTGGTGGTGGTGCGATCAACTCAAGCTGCTCACCAGAAATTCTAGAACTTGCTGAAAAGTTGCAACTTCCAGTGGTTTCGACGTTAATGGGACTCGGAGCTTTCCCTGAAACACATCATTTATCCGTTGGGATGTTAGGCATGCATGGGACTTATGAAGCCAATAAAGTCATGCATAACTCGGATGTAATTTTTGCAGTTGGGGTGCGTTTTGATGATAGAACCACCAATAACCTCGAAAAATATTGCCCAAATGCCACGGTTATCCAAATCGATGTTGACCCAACCTCTATTTCAAAAACCGTAAATACAGATATTCCGATTGTTGGTGATGCTAAATTGGCACTTCAGCAAATGCTGAGCCAGTTAGATCAAGCTTCCACAAAGCAGAATAGCCAAGCGCTTCAGGCGTGGTGGAAGGATATCGAAACATGGCGCGAGAAAAAATGCCTTAGTTACCAAACCAATAGCCAAAAAGTTAAACCACAGCAAGCCATTGAAGCTATCTATCGTTTAACACAGGGTGAGGCTTATGTGACTTCAGATGTCGGCCAACATCAAATGTTTGCGGCATTATATTATCCATTTGATAAACCTCGTCGCTGGATCAACTCAGGTGGCTTAGGAACGATGGGCTTTGGTTTACCCGCTGCTTTAGGGGTTAAATTAGCGCATCCACAATCTACCGTTATTTGTGTTACTGGTGATGGCAGTATTCAAATGAATATTCAAGAGCTGTCAACGGCGCTGCAATACGGCTTACCTGTCATTGTATTGAACTTAAATAATGGTTTTTTAGGCATGGTGAAGCAGTGGCAAGATATGATTTATCAAGGGCGACACTCTCACTCTTATATGGAATCATTGCCTGACTTTGTGAAGCTTGCTGAAGCTTATGGTCATGTCGGTATTTCTATCAGCTCTCCTGCTGAGTTAGATGACAAGTTAAAGCAAGCCTTGGTTGAGGTTAATGAAAACCAACGCTTAGTGTTTGTTGATATTAATGTTGATGAAACTGAGCATGTTTACCCAATGCAAATCCGTGGTGGTGCAATGGATGAAATGTGGCTGAGCAAAACGGAGAGGACTTGATCATGCGTCGTATTTTATCAGTTTTATTAGAAAACGAATCCGGTGCGTTATCTCGAGTCATCGGGCTATTTTCTCAACGTGGCTACAATATTGAAAGTTTGACGGTTGCACCGACAGATGATCCGACATTGTCTCGAATGACTATTCAGACAAAAGGCGATGCGAAAGTTCTTGAGCAAATTGAAAAGCAGCTACATAAATTAGTAGATGTATTGCGTGTTAGCGAATTAACGGCTTCAGCACATATTGAACGTGAAATTATGTTAGTTAAGTTGCAAGCATCAGGTTATGGGCGTGATGAAATCAAACGTTGCTCAGATATTTTCCGTGGACAGATTGTTGATGTGACGCCAACGCTTTATACCGTTCAGCTCGCAGGAACAAGCGATAAACTAGATGCTTTTATCGAAGCGGTGCGTGGTGTTGCTGAAATTGTTGAAGTTGTACGTTCAGGTATCATCGGTGTATCACGCGGTGATAAAATTATGCGATGAAAAATTTGTCAGCTGAAGGTAGAATGCAGTAATGTGTAAAGCCCCGAGTCATTCGGGGCTTTGACCGTCAGCTGTTATTTTATACTCTAAATAATTCAAGATGCAGGTAGTTAATCCCCTCTACTGCTTGAAATATAACGAGTATATAGGCTTGCGGTTATTAGAGACTGCAATATAAGCAGTATAATCAATGTATTAAGTTTGGTTGAAACACACAAAGAGGTTAACGTGAAACTGGATGAAATAGCCCGTTTAGCAGGGGTTTCCCGCACAACGGCTAGTTATGTGATCAACGGCAAGGCCAAGCAGTATCGAGTCAGCGATAAAACTGTAGAAAAAGTGATGGCTGTTGTCAGAGAGCACAATTACCATCCAAATGCCGTAGCTGCGGGGCTACGCGCAGGGAGAACACGTTCGATAGGGCTAGTCATCCCTGATCTCGAAAATACGAGCTATACTCGTATCGCTAATTATCTTGAACGTCAGGCACGCCAACGCGGCTATCAGTTATTGATAGCCTGCTCTGAAGATCAACCTGATAATGAAATTCGTTGCGTTGAACATCTTTTGCAGCGTCAAGTTGATGCGATTATTGTCTCAACGGCACTACCTCCTGAACATCCTTTTTATCAGCGCTGGGCAAATCGTTCCTTACCTATTATCGCTCTTGATAGGGCGCTTGAAAAAGAGCACTTTATTAGCGTAGTGGGTGATGACCAAGAAGATGCATTGATGATCTCAACTGAGCTGAAGAAATTTCCTGCAAAATCAGTGTTATATCTTGGCGCTTTACCTGAGCTATCCGTCAGTTATTTGCGTGAACAAGGTTTTCGTAAGGGCTGGGAAGGCGATTCAAGAGAAGTTAATTATCTGTACGCTAATAGTTATGAGAGGGCGTCAGCAGCAGATGTGTTTGCTGAGTGGTTAGATAAAGGCAATCAGATGCCTGATGCTTTGTTTACGACGTCATTTTCGCTGTTGCAAGGTGTGCTCGATGTCGCATTGAAACGTAACGGGCGCTTACCAGAACATATGGTAATTGCAACGTTCGGTGATAGCGAGTTGCTTGATTTTCTTGGCTGTCCTGTTTTATCGCTTGCACAGCGTCATAGGGATATTGCTGAACGTATTTTAGAATTAGTTCTTGCAAGTCTAGATGAAAAGCAAAAACCTGATACAGGTATTACACGTATTCGCCGTGATTTATGCCGACGTGGTAGCTTAGGTCGTAAGGAATAATTATTTTTTAATTAATCTGGTTGAATACTGAGTGATATCGATCACATTTATGAGTATCATATTAGCCCCTATTCAAAAGGGGCTTTTTATTTCATGCTAAAAATAAGTAAATATTTAACTTTAGGAATATTCTTAATCGGATAAATCTAATTTCTCGAAGTGGAATAAAATTAAATAAAAAAATTAATTTAAAAGTTTAGGTTTAAATATAAAATTTATCCTGAATCCATATTTGAGTTAAAATACTGTCTATTAAAACAGTGTTTTAATAGGTTGAAATTTATGGTTTTTATTTTCCTGTGAGGCAATTATCGAGAATATTTATAGTAATTAGACATTCACGGTTAATTTGAAAGTAAAGAATCGGTTATCGATAAGCTGATTAAAAATGAGACGTATATAGGATATATCATCATTTGCCCGTTTTTTCGTCAGTAAAATAGAATTAAGTCAATATTTACTGCATTGTCAAAAATAAATGAGTTATATCAACCCGTTATTCATAATTTTATCTCCGAATTAGATTTTACCCTCTCTTATCTTTTCTGAATTGTTCTGTAAATAAAGCAAAAGCTAGGTGCATCTGGCTTGACAAGGTTTTCCTACCATTCGTAAACTTTATAAGTGGAGAATTGTGGGGTAAAGTGGGTAAACAGGAAATAAAGAGGTTTTACTGGGTATGTTTCGTGGGGCAACACTGGTAAATCTCGACAGCAAAGGGCGTCTTACCGTGCCTACCCGATATCGGGGAATGCTGAGCGAGGAATCTAAGGGGCAGATGGTATGTACCATCGACCTCCACCAGCCATGCCTATTACTTTACACGTTACCTGAATGGGAAATTATTGAAGAAAAACTGTCTCGCTTATCAACCATGAACCCTGCGGAACGGCGTGTACAGCGTCTGTTATTAGGGCATGCCAGTGAATGCCAAATGGATAATGCAGGGCGTCTTTTGTTAGCTAGTACGCTGCGCCAACACGCAGGGCTAACAAAAGAGGTCATGTTAGTCGGCCAAATAAATAAATTTGAACTTTGGGATGAACAGACTTGGTATCAGCAAGTTGAAGAAGATATAACTGCTGAAAGACAAACCCAAGAACCGCTGTCAGCCCGCTTACAGGATTTGTCACTATAAACATGACACAGCAGCAATTTAAACATGTAACAGTATTGCTTGATGAAGCAGTCAACGGACTCAATATTAAGCCAAACGGTATCTATATCGATGGCACCTTTGGCCGTGGTGGTCACTCAAGATTGATATTAAGTCAGCTAAATGAACAAGGGCGCCTGATTGCGATTGACCGTGATCCTGAAGCAATTAAAGCGGCTCAATTAATTAATGATCCACGTTTTATGATTAAACATGGGCCATTTTCTGCGATTGCGGATTATGTCGCAGAAGAAGGATTGGTTGGCAAAATTGATGGTGTTTTATTAGACCTTGGCGTGTCATCACCACAATTAGATGATCCAGAACGCGGTTTTTCGTTTATGCGAGATGGACCCCTAGATATGCGTATGGATCCCACGAGAGGTCAATCAGCACAGCAATGGCTCATGAATGCAGAAGCGGATGACATTGCATGGGTACTGAAAACCTTTGGTGAGGAGCGTTTTGCAAAACGTATAGCGAGAGCCATTGTTGAGCGTAATCATAATCCTGAAGAAGAGGCATTAACGCGTACTCGTCAGCTAGCTGAATTAATTGCGAAAGTGAGCCCGATAAAAGATCGTCATAAGCACCCAGCAACCCGAAGCTTTCAAGCAATACGTATCTATATCAACAGTGAATTAGAAGAAATAGAACAGGCACTTGAAGGCGCAGTGGCTGTTCTCGCACCAGAAGGGCGTTTATCGGTAATCAGTTTCCATTCGCTAGAAGATAGATTAGTGAAACGTTTTATCCGCCGAAATAGTAAAGGTCCGAGTGTGCCAGCAGGGATCCCACTGACTGAAACTCAAATTAAAGAGTTAGGTGCTGCCAAGTTACGTGAAGTGGGGAAAATGAAACCTTCTGGCGCTGAGGTAGATGAAAATCCAAGAGCGCGCAGTTCGGTATTGCGCTTCGCACAGAGGATGGCGTAATGGTTCCAGAAAGGCATAGCCTAGGAAAAGTTATCGGGCGCGATCTTTTCCGTTATGGAATTATTCCTTTAATTTTACTTGCTGCGATTATTATCAGTGCTGTATTTGTGGTTACCACCGCCCATGAAACGCGCTTACTGACAGCAGAAAAAGATAGATTATACGAAGAAAAAGATGCGCTAGATATTGAATGGCGCAATCTGATCCTAGAAGAAAACGCATTAGCTAGCCACAGCCGAGTTGAACGCTTATCTGTGGATAAATTACAGATGGTTCATGTTGAGCCTTCTCAAGAAAATATCATTGTTTCTAAGCAGTAGATAAGGTTACGTGACTAATGAAAGCACCGAAGTCAGCTAAAAATAAGAAACAGGAAGAAAATACCAGCTTTGTCAGCTGGCGTTTTGCTTTGCTGTGTGGCTGCATTTTATTAGCTTTAGCTGGGCTACTGGTGCGTGTTGCCTATTTACAAATTATCGCGCCAGAAAAATTAGTAAAAGAGGGCGATATGCGCTCACTGCGGGTTCAGGAAGTATCGACAGCTCGCGGTATGATCAGTGATAGAGAAGGGCGACAATTAGCCGTTAGTGTTCCTGTAAACGCTATCTGGGCGGATCCGAAAGTGGTGTTTGAGAAAGGGGGCGTTAGCAATAATGAGCACTGGAAAGCACTGGCTGATGCGCTGGAAATCCCTCTAGAACAAATTACTGCAAAAATATCGGCTAATCCAAAAGGCCGTTTTGTGTATCTTGCTCGCCAAGTGAACCCATCAATTGGTGAATATATTTCTAAATTGAAAGTGCC
This portion of the Providencia manganoxydans genome encodes:
- a CDS encoding AMP-dependent synthetase/ligase, translated to MYYRKHTLITENLYPYHLVNRLHNRFSAVESASRIAFSQWHNGQQSELTWKEVEQLSSAIACRLLSLNVAIQENIGLFAHNSMNWSLVDLAVLQLKAVTVPLYATSSLEQAAYIINDANIRILFVGEQEQYHIACQLKSHCPQLIAIVVLNSDVELLESDIPSYHLSHFIEQNTVEYQDELNRRIAAHNLSDLFTIIYTSGTTGEPKGVMLDYYNMAAQLYLHDQRLKLTSEDVSLSFLPLSHVFERAWSFYVMHTGARNVYLTDTNAVREALADVKPTVMCAVPRFYEKVYSAVLGKVAKAPLPRRLLFKWALAQGKKKTKALTKGSSLSIINNAFYNLADKLVLTKLRQLLGGRIRFMPAAGARLDDDVIAFFLAAGINIKYGYGMTETCATVSCWEEGRYPLGSIGTPLSSVEVRIGNNNEIQVKGPVVMKGYYNRPQETDDTFTADGWLKTGDAGEIDAQGNLYITDRLKDLMKTSNGKYIAPQMIEGVLGQDQFIEHIAVIADARKFVSALIVPCYDSLEEYARSINLKYRDRLELLKDSNIVALFETRLKDLQKNIEAFHQVKRFTLLPVNFSMEKGELTPTLKLRRKIISERYQSEIESMYRE
- the ilvI gene encoding acetolactate synthase 3 large subunit, giving the protein MEMLSGAEMVVKSLIDQGVKHVFGYPGGAVLDIYDALHTVGGVDHILVRHEQAAVHMADGYARSTGDVGVVLVTSGPGATNAITGIATAYMDSIPLVVLSGQVASSLIGNDAFQECDMVGISRPIVKHSFLVKKAEDIPAIIKKAFYIAASGRPGPVVIDLPKDTVSPAHKYPYRYPETVSLRSYNPTLQGHKGQIKKALSKLIAAQKPVFYIGGGAINSSCSPEILELAEKLQLPVVSTLMGLGAFPETHHLSVGMLGMHGTYEANKVMHNSDVIFAVGVRFDDRTTNNLEKYCPNATVIQIDVDPTSISKTVNTDIPIVGDAKLALQQMLSQLDQASTKQNSQALQAWWKDIETWREKKCLSYQTNSQKVKPQQAIEAIYRLTQGEAYVTSDVGQHQMFAALYYPFDKPRRWINSGGLGTMGFGLPAALGVKLAHPQSTVICVTGDGSIQMNIQELSTALQYGLPVIVLNLNNGFLGMVKQWQDMIYQGRHSHSYMESLPDFVKLAEAYGHVGISISSPAELDDKLKQALVEVNENQRLVFVDINVDETEHVYPMQIRGGAMDEMWLSKTERT
- the ilvN gene encoding acetolactate synthase small subunit, with translation MRRILSVLLENESGALSRVIGLFSQRGYNIESLTVAPTDDPTLSRMTIQTKGDAKVLEQIEKQLHKLVDVLRVSELTASAHIEREIMLVKLQASGYGRDEIKRCSDIFRGQIVDVTPTLYTVQLAGTSDKLDAFIEAVRGVAEIVEVVRSGIIGVSRGDKIMR
- the cra gene encoding catabolite repressor/activator — its product is MKLDEIARLAGVSRTTASYVINGKAKQYRVSDKTVEKVMAVVREHNYHPNAVAAGLRAGRTRSIGLVIPDLENTSYTRIANYLERQARQRGYQLLIACSEDQPDNEIRCVEHLLQRQVDAIIVSTALPPEHPFYQRWANRSLPIIALDRALEKEHFISVVGDDQEDALMISTELKKFPAKSVLYLGALPELSVSYLREQGFRKGWEGDSREVNYLYANSYERASAADVFAEWLDKGNQMPDALFTTSFSLLQGVLDVALKRNGRLPEHMVIATFGDSELLDFLGCPVLSLAQRHRDIAERILELVLASLDEKQKPDTGITRIRRDLCRRGSLGRKE
- the mraZ gene encoding division/cell wall cluster transcriptional repressor MraZ encodes the protein MFRGATLVNLDSKGRLTVPTRYRGMLSEESKGQMVCTIDLHQPCLLLYTLPEWEIIEEKLSRLSTMNPAERRVQRLLLGHASECQMDNAGRLLLASTLRQHAGLTKEVMLVGQINKFELWDEQTWYQQVEEDITAERQTQEPLSARLQDLSL
- the rsmH gene encoding 16S rRNA (cytosine(1402)-N(4))-methyltransferase RsmH, with the translated sequence MTQQQFKHVTVLLDEAVNGLNIKPNGIYIDGTFGRGGHSRLILSQLNEQGRLIAIDRDPEAIKAAQLINDPRFMIKHGPFSAIADYVAEEGLVGKIDGVLLDLGVSSPQLDDPERGFSFMRDGPLDMRMDPTRGQSAQQWLMNAEADDIAWVLKTFGEERFAKRIARAIVERNHNPEEEALTRTRQLAELIAKVSPIKDRHKHPATRSFQAIRIYINSELEEIEQALEGAVAVLAPEGRLSVISFHSLEDRLVKRFIRRNSKGPSVPAGIPLTETQIKELGAAKLREVGKMKPSGAEVDENPRARSSVLRFAQRMA
- the ftsL gene encoding cell division protein FtsL codes for the protein MVPERHSLGKVIGRDLFRYGIIPLILLAAIIISAVFVVTTAHETRLLTAEKDRLYEEKDALDIEWRNLILEENALASHSRVERLSVDKLQMVHVEPSQENIIVSKQ